The following are encoded in a window of Anoplopoma fimbria isolate UVic2021 breed Golden Eagle Sablefish chromosome 3, Afim_UVic_2022, whole genome shotgun sequence genomic DNA:
- the cavin4a gene encoding caveolae-associated protein 4a translates to MDQHKYRTAGVQEKLEIVGVEDESGNPISALTILSLLERVAGIIDNVQSCQQRMEERQLDLENNIKTIQGDVLKLAKDHTDTSGTVEKLLQKTRKVSANVKEVRARVEKQNLRVKKVESTQDELLTRNKFRVVIYQGETEIPSLAVTKSTKGSGLDGLEIEPDSYDVPVDLSSDEEYLSVEEADPSRAARIKKSMAKSTETLKAAFSKENMSKTKGNLGTKFHHLGEKVMPPERRDKMHQAGERLKQSGERLKENIAKKAPNKETFRIKLKKERAVGEGQEGAEAELHNQAPVEEKPVAYTEVAMETKREGPVEEAGATRIGEEDYRK, encoded by the exons ATGGATCAGCACAAGTATCGCACGGCAGGCGTCCAGGAGAAGCTGGAGATCGTCGGCGTGGAGGACGAGTCCGGGAACCCCATCAGTGCCCTGACCATCCTGTCTCTGCTGGAGCGCGTGGCCGGCATCATCGACAACGTCCAGTCCTGCCAGCAGCGCATGGAGGAGCGTCAGCTGGACCTGGAGAACAACATCAAGACCATCCAGGGCGACGTCCTGAAACTGGCCAAGGACCACACCGACACCAGCGGCACGGTGGAGAAGCTCCTGCAGAAGACCCGCAAGGTCAGCGCCAATGTCAAAGAGGTGCGGGCGCGCGTGGAGAAGCAAAACCTTCGTGTCAAGAAGGTTGAATCCACGCAGGACGAGCTGCTCACCCGCAACAAGTTCCGCGTTGTCATCTATCAG GGTGAGACCGAGATCCCGTCACTGGCCGTCACTAAGTCTACCAAAGGATCCGGCCTGGACGGGCTGGAGATCGAGCCGGACTCCTACGACGTCCCCGTGGACCTCTCCTCCGACGAGGAGTACCTGAGCGTGGAGGAGGCCGACCCCTCGCGAGCCGCCCGCATCAAGAAATCCATGGCAAAGAGCACGGAGACCCTGAAGGCCGCCTTCTCCAAGGAAAACATGAGCAAAACCAAAGGCAACCTGGGCACCAAGTTCCACCACCTAGGCGAGAAGGTCATGCCGCCGGAGCGGAGGGACAAGATGCACCAGGCCGGCGAGCGGCTGAAGCAGTCCGGCGAGCGGCTGAAGGAGAACATCGCCAAGAAAGCGCCGAACAAGGAGACCTTCCGcatcaagctgaagaaggagagagCCGTCGGCGAGGGCCAGGAGGGCGCCGAGGCAGAGCTCCACAACCAGGCGCCGGTGGAGGAGAAGCCGGTGGCCTACACCGAGGTCGCCATGGAAACCAAGAGGGAGGGGCCCGTGGAGGAGGCCGGCGCCACCCGGATAGGAGAAGAGGATTACAGGAAGTAG